A genomic segment from Nicotiana tabacum cultivar K326 chromosome 7, ASM71507v2, whole genome shotgun sequence encodes:
- the LOC142162343 gene encoding uncharacterized protein LOC142162343: MEMLYQIQLNIPLMDALREMSGYAKMMKDLMSRKFDFQDLSTVTLTQTCSAVVIRPMAQKMSDPGSFTIPCTIGSYAFAKTLCDLGANINLMPLDVYTKLGIGRARPTLMLMQLADRIVKRPTGILDDVLVQVGKFVFPADFVILDCQVDEEIPIILGRPFLAIGRALIDCETGELKMRLNDEEVIFNIQQSMRRPSEYANCSLVEAVDVILQEDDVTLTAKDPLEACLTNLEEMDGEGLAEWVMALEGQGFWKWEPQFESLELEKRATSPAKPSVEEPPKLELKPLPAHLRYVFLGPDSTLLVIISSGLLDVQEGIVLGHRMSSKGIEVDHAKVDVIEKLPQPTSVKAVRSFLGNVGTLSGAQLNYTVTEKEILVVVFAFDKFRSYLIGLKVIIYTDHETIRYLIEKKESKPRLIRWVLLLQEFDLEIRDRRGTENQVADHLSWKELKRRGIRTTTKVLESGLYWPTLFKDAHAWVKSCDDCQRTGNISRRHEMPMTTIQEVEIFDMWRIDFMGPFVSSYGNKYILVAVDYVSKWAEAVALPTNDAKGVLGFLKKNISHVLVPQELYSVMAEPISTIEHSHGCWKNMEFVIK; this comes from the exons atggagatgctATATCAAATTCAGTTGAATATTCCTTTGATGGATGCCTTGAGGGAAATGTCAGGTTATGCGAAGATGATGAAGGACCTAATGTCACGGaagtttgattttcaggacctatCCACAGTGACTCTGACACAGACCTGCAGTGCAGTAGTGATAAGACCGATGGCTCAAAAGATGTCTGACCCAGGTAGCTTCACTATTCCATGCACGATTGGGAGTTATGCCTTTGCAAAGacgttatgtgatttgggagccaACATAAATCTGATGCCTCTGGATGTATACACCAAACTgggcattggcagagctagaccgACTTTGATGCTAATGCAACTGGCTGACCGCATTGTTAAAAGGCCAACTGGAattcttgatgatgtgttggtgcaagtgGGGAAgtttgtgttccctgcagattttgtcattctggaTTGTCAGGTAGATGAGGAGATACCTATCATTCTAGGTAGGCCATTCTTGGCCATTGGGAGAGCATTGATCGATTGTGAGACTGGGGAATTAAAAATGAGGTTGAACGATGaagaagtcatattcaacatcCAGCAATCCATGAGGAGACCCAGTGAATATGCTAATTGCTCCCTAGTGGAGGCAGTGGATGTGATCCTGCAAGAAGATGATGTGACCCTGACAGCTAAAGATCCATTGGAGGCATGTTTGACAAATTTGGAAGAGATGGATGGTGAAGGGCTAGCTGAGTGGGTCATGGCACTTGAAGGCCAAGGCTTCTGGAAATGGGAACCTCAGTTCGAGTCCCTTGAGTTAGAAAAAAGGGCTACATCTCCAGCAAAGCCATCAGTAGAGGAACCACCCAAGCTGGAGCTGAAGCCGCTCCCAGCTCACCTTAGGTACGTTTTCTTAGGCCCTGATTCTACTTTGCTTGTTATTATATCATCAGGTTTGCTAGATGTGCAG gaAGGGATAGTCTTGGGGCATCGCATGTCCAGTAAAGGAATTGAGgtcgaccatgctaaggttgacgtTATTGAAAAGCTACCACAGCCCACTTCAGTTAAGGcagtgagaagtttccttgggaACGTCGG AACGCTAAGtggtgcacaactcaattacactGTGACAGAAAAGGAGATACTGGTTGTTGTGTTTGCAtttgacaaattcaggtcatacttGATTGGTTTGAAAGTTATTATTTACACCGACCATGAAACAATTAGGTACCTGATagaaaagaaggagtcaaagccacgcttgatTCGCTGGGTTCTTCTGTTACAAGAATTCGATCTGGAAATACGTGACCGAAGAGGGacagagaaccaagtagctgaccaCCTCTCAtggaaggagctgaaaagaag AGGAATCAGGACAACAACTAAGGTGTTGGAGTCAGGCTTGTACTGGCCTACTctattcaaggatgcccatgcttgggTTAAAAGCTGCGATGACTGCCAAAGGACTGGCAACATATCTCGTAGACACGAGATGCCAATGaccacaattcaagaggtggagatTTTTGACATGTGGAggattgacttcatggggccATTTGTCAGCTCGTATGGGAACAAGTACATATTGGTAgcagttgactatgtctccaagtgggcCGAAGCAGTGGCTCTTCCGACCAATGATGCTAAAGGGGTACTAGGCTTTCTAAAGAAGAACATTTCACATGTTTTGGTACCCCAAGAGCTATACTCAGTGATGGCGGAACCCATTTCTACAATAGAGCATTCGCACGGCTGCTGGAAAAATATGGAGTTCGTCATAAAGTGA
- the LOC142162344 gene encoding uncharacterized protein LOC142162344 yields MEIAGTNRVTGLHELEEFRFQAFESARLYKERMKLMHDKHILDRNFKPGDLVLLYNSRLRLFPGKLKSRWSGPFRVVQMFVSGSVEIESEDGTNKFTVNGQRLKHYLGMAEEKGDRVIINLEEPQYANEE; encoded by the coding sequence ATGGAAATTGCAGGTACTAACAGAGTCACTGGGTTACATGAGCTGGAAGAGTTCAGGTTCCAGGCCTTTGAGAGTGCTAGActatacaaagaaaggatgaaattaatgcatgataagcacatcttgGATCGAAACTTCAAACCTggagatctagtgttgttatacaactcgagattgaGATTGTTTCCGGGTAAGTTAAAGTCTCGATGGTCAGGACCATTCAGAGTGGTGCAAATGTTCGTAAGTGGAAGTGTAGAGATTGAATCAGAAGATGGGACAAACAAGTTCACAgtaaatgggcaaaggttgaaacattaccttggaatggCTGAAGAAAAAGGGGACAGAGTGATAATCAATTTGGAAGAGCCCCAGTATGCGAATGAAGAATAA